In the genome of Mycolicibacterium aromaticivorans JS19b1 = JCM 16368, one region contains:
- a CDS encoding TetR/AcrR family transcriptional regulator, giving the protein MCAVGRRSSREEGHPLATRATTEAKIYDGALRALARQGPKKLAMSGIAAEAGVSGGTLYRYFKNKEDLLESLGNHFVMRLRGTLQGAIAEQPNPADRLPLVVDIVLRYWQENPAAVQLGQLEPDFVIDYIKQVTPQWSAAIHDAVEPVLADSPAVQLGLATPDEIVNLIVRMAFSHYFLPVNDYRELRDLLLALGSSAGLDPKNGRIGSGRKAAS; this is encoded by the coding sequence ATGTGCGCAGTCGGGCGGCGGAGCTCCAGAGAGGAAGGCCATCCCTTGGCTACAAGAGCGACTACGGAGGCGAAGATATATGATGGAGCTTTGCGCGCCCTTGCTCGCCAGGGGCCGAAAAAGCTCGCAATGAGCGGTATCGCGGCGGAGGCGGGGGTGTCGGGTGGCACGCTCTACCGATACTTCAAAAACAAGGAAGACCTCCTCGAGTCGCTCGGCAATCATTTCGTCATGAGGTTGCGCGGGACCCTACAGGGGGCGATCGCCGAACAGCCCAATCCCGCCGATCGTCTGCCCTTGGTCGTGGATATCGTGCTGCGCTACTGGCAGGAGAACCCGGCAGCTGTCCAACTAGGACAACTCGAACCGGATTTCGTGATCGACTACATCAAGCAGGTGACACCCCAGTGGTCTGCCGCTATTCATGACGCCGTGGAGCCCGTCCTCGCCGATAGCCCGGCAGTCCAGCTCGGACTGGCAACACCGGATGAGATCGTGAACCTCATTGTTAGGATGGCTTTTTCGCATTACTTCCTGCCTGTCAACGACTACCGTGAACTGCGCGACCTACTGCTCGCACTTGGGAGTTCGGCTGGGCTGGATCCAAAGAATGGTCGGATTGGGTCCGGACGCAAGGCCGCAAGCTGA
- a CDS encoding fumarylacetoacetate hydrolase family protein, whose amino-acid sequence MNAGDIASTGAADGIGMQGRPIRQEGDVVEAEIEGISVVRDVVGAKQS is encoded by the coding sequence TTGAACGCGGGTGACATCGCGTCCACCGGGGCCGCCGACGGTATCGGTATGCAGGGACGGCCGATTCGCCAGGAAGGCGATGTGGTCGAGGCCGAGATCGAAGGAATCAGCGTGGTGCGCGATGTTGTCGGTGCTAAACAGTCGTAA
- a CDS encoding Rieske 2Fe-2S domain-containing protein, giving the protein MAPDEKTMRLLENARGSILKGRLPASLIANAALYELELKRVFGRTWQFLCHEDEIPNAGDYVVRYIADNSIIVARQQDMTIRAMSNSCRHRGTLLCRTESGNESAFQCPYHGWTYRNNGDLIAIPAQQAVYGAAFDKSRLGLRALPMLDSYAGLVFGCVSDEAPGLDEYLGDMRWYLDLMMKKSPAGLEAWGAPQRWVIDANWKTGADNFVGDGYHTVMTHRSMCELGLLPPDNVAVSPAHVSLSGGHGAGVLGAPPGIPAPPYMGYPEEIVSGLSEGYGDDVHGEMLKRTMFIHGNVFPNLSFLNAFIAKDGQSMPLPILTLRQWRPLDAARMEVWSWFFVERNAPEEFKQQSFETYVRTFGVGGVFEQDDAEIFQAITKGTRGELAGGVELNLEMGLDNLAPDPTWLGPGRPLASGYAEQNQREYWKQYFDYLATPRRDENV; this is encoded by the coding sequence ATGGCGCCTGACGAGAAGACAATGCGACTGTTAGAAAATGCGCGCGGCTCGATCCTAAAGGGTCGCCTCCCTGCGTCTCTCATCGCTAATGCAGCGCTTTACGAGCTTGAATTGAAGCGAGTATTTGGTAGGACCTGGCAGTTTCTCTGCCACGAAGACGAGATCCCCAATGCGGGTGACTATGTAGTGCGCTACATCGCTGATAACTCAATTATTGTCGCGCGGCAGCAGGATATGACGATTCGGGCGATGTCGAACTCGTGTCGGCACCGCGGCACGCTGCTTTGCCGAACCGAGTCTGGGAATGAGTCGGCGTTCCAGTGTCCGTACCACGGTTGGACCTATCGAAACAACGGTGATCTCATCGCGATACCTGCGCAGCAGGCAGTGTACGGTGCTGCGTTCGACAAGAGTCGGCTAGGGTTGCGCGCTCTGCCGATGCTGGACTCGTACGCGGGCCTTGTCTTCGGGTGTGTGTCGGATGAGGCGCCGGGACTGGATGAGTACCTCGGGGACATGCGCTGGTATCTCGACTTGATGATGAAGAAGAGCCCGGCCGGCCTTGAGGCGTGGGGTGCCCCGCAGCGTTGGGTGATTGACGCGAACTGGAAGACCGGCGCCGATAACTTTGTTGGGGACGGCTATCACACGGTCATGACGCACCGTTCGATGTGCGAGCTGGGGTTGTTACCGCCCGATAATGTGGCCGTTTCGCCGGCCCACGTCAGCCTATCGGGCGGGCACGGGGCGGGCGTTCTAGGCGCACCACCCGGCATACCCGCACCGCCGTACATGGGCTATCCCGAGGAAATCGTCTCCGGTCTCAGCGAGGGTTACGGCGATGACGTCCATGGCGAGATGCTGAAACGGACGATGTTCATTCATGGCAATGTGTTCCCGAACTTGTCCTTCTTGAACGCCTTCATCGCCAAGGACGGGCAGTCTATGCCGTTGCCCATTCTGACCTTGCGGCAATGGCGTCCCTTGGACGCAGCTCGTATGGAGGTGTGGTCGTGGTTCTTCGTGGAGCGCAACGCGCCCGAAGAGTTCAAGCAGCAGTCGTTTGAGACTTATGTTCGGACGTTCGGGGTCGGGGGTGTCTTCGAGCAGGATGACGCCGAGATATTCCAGGCTATTACCAAGGGAACACGCGGCGAGTTGGCTGGTGGTGTGGAGCTGAACCTGGAGATGGGACTGGACAATCTGGCTCCTGATCCAACGTGGCTGGGCCCGGGACGACCGTTGGCCAGTGGCTACGCCGAACAGAATCAGCGCGAGTACTGGAAGCAGTACTTCGACTATCTGGCCACACCGAGAAGGGATGAGAACGTATGA
- a CDS encoding aromatic-ring-hydroxylating dioxygenase subunit beta, which translates to MTTTVPQDPPQAARVSRDVREEIEDFLFDEADLLDRDEFEEWLELLAPDVHYFARVRQTLRRAGGPGFSERSMHLSDNYTSLKMRIQRHRTSSDWAEDPPSRIRHYITNVRVRSGEDGDEYRVTSNALLVRTRADEPKVETVAAERRDIIRRDETGLKLVQREILLDHTTLPTHNLSFWI; encoded by the coding sequence ATGACGACAACGGTGCCGCAGGATCCACCTCAGGCTGCGAGGGTTTCGCGCGACGTGCGCGAGGAAATCGAAGACTTCCTTTTCGACGAGGCCGATCTGTTGGATCGCGATGAGTTCGAAGAGTGGCTGGAATTGCTGGCACCGGATGTGCACTATTTCGCGCGCGTCCGTCAGACGCTTCGCAGAGCAGGTGGCCCGGGGTTCTCTGAGCGCTCTATGCACCTGAGTGATAACTACACGAGTCTGAAGATGCGTATTCAGCGGCACCGAACGTCGTCGGATTGGGCTGAGGATCCTCCGTCGCGGATCCGGCACTACATCACCAATGTCAGGGTCAGGTCTGGTGAGGACGGCGATGAGTACCGTGTGACGTCGAATGCGTTGCTGGTGCGCACGCGCGCAGACGAGCCTAAGGTGGAGACAGTCGCTGCCGAGCGCCGAGACATTATTCGTCGCGACGAGACGGGTTTGAAACTGGTCCAGCGCGAGATCCTGCTGGATCACACCACGTTGCCCACGCACAACCTGTCATTCTGGATCTAA
- a CDS encoding zinc-binding dehydrogenase encodes MVIEVARAGICGTDLHEYIAGPMHAAPGVVIGHEYSGTVVGVGSGVREFTEGDRVCGVGVFGCGECGFCKQGAEALCGTVGFIGFAVNGALAHYASLPTKALFRIPDEISLAEAAVVEPIASAYHAVRRSGLAAGGTVFIAGAGPIGLALVQFCLAQGATQVIVSEVSATRRVAAHRVGATRVIDPLAEDAVEVVRTLTNGNGVDISFDAAGVQPALDAALGVLRPRGRLMVVAIWEAPAGIDINRSVMREANIGFSFCYEAQRQVPAILDLLATGAISLGELITDEIPLDAVVSQGLEELRVNRDAHVKILIDPSA; translated from the coding sequence GTGGTCATCGAGGTGGCCCGAGCGGGGATCTGCGGCACAGACCTGCATGAGTACATCGCCGGTCCGATGCATGCTGCGCCAGGGGTCGTCATTGGACACGAATATTCCGGGACGGTGGTCGGCGTCGGGTCCGGCGTGCGCGAGTTCACCGAAGGTGACCGAGTCTGCGGCGTCGGCGTTTTCGGCTGCGGTGAATGCGGCTTCTGCAAACAGGGCGCTGAAGCACTCTGCGGAACAGTCGGTTTCATCGGCTTCGCTGTCAACGGAGCACTTGCCCACTACGCGTCGTTGCCGACGAAGGCGTTATTTCGCATCCCGGATGAGATCAGTCTCGCCGAGGCTGCCGTCGTTGAACCGATCGCGTCGGCGTACCACGCTGTCCGCCGTAGCGGGTTGGCAGCGGGTGGGACCGTCTTCATCGCCGGCGCTGGCCCGATCGGCCTCGCCCTGGTGCAGTTCTGCCTTGCCCAAGGTGCGACTCAGGTCATCGTCAGTGAGGTTTCGGCGACGCGCCGCGTTGCCGCCCACCGGGTCGGGGCTACGCGCGTAATCGATCCTCTGGCGGAGGATGCAGTTGAGGTGGTTCGGACGTTGACGAACGGAAACGGCGTCGACATCTCCTTCGACGCTGCGGGCGTACAACCCGCGCTTGATGCGGCGTTGGGCGTTCTGCGCCCCCGCGGTCGATTGATGGTCGTGGCGATTTGGGAGGCCCCGGCCGGTATCGACATCAATCGAAGCGTCATGCGCGAAGCCAATATCGGCTTTTCATTCTGTTACGAAGCCCAACGCCAGGTTCCGGCGATTCTTGACTTACTAGCTACGGGGGCGATCAGCCTCGGTGAACTGATCACCGACGAAATCCCGTTGGATGCCGTGGTCAGTCAGGGTCTCGAGGAACTGCGCGTCAACCGCGATGCACACGTAAAGATTCTGATCGACCCATCGGCATAG
- a CDS encoding CaiB/BaiF CoA transferase family protein: MSANMESLFDGLTVLELGHVIAAPFAASLIGDFGAQVIKIEDPGSGDMLRRSGPRKDGVPLWWKSAARNKSSVAIDLRLPEGQALVRKMVERADVVIENFRPGTLERWGLGWEELHASNPRLIMLRISGYGQIGPESAKPGYGRVGEAMSGAVHITGHPDRPPTHFGFSLGDVTTGIMGAFAVAGALFKREAIGDRFDGECIDLALYESLFRGIDWQVILYDQLNFVAERQGNQFQVSPSPVSDTYLSGDGVWYTVATGTVRSVQSLLELLGGTTLRNDPKYATQELQMLHREELGEMVRQWFAENNSDIVEKACASSGVVAARIFTPAEMFSSPTFAARESLVEVADQELGPVRVTGVVPRLTNFPGSVRSTGPGLGIHGKGVLTEWLGLADSEYEALVSSGVVGAVDVDGEVPGH; the protein is encoded by the coding sequence GTGTCCGCGAATATGGAGAGTCTGTTCGACGGTCTGACAGTCCTCGAGCTGGGGCACGTGATCGCGGCGCCTTTCGCTGCCTCGCTGATCGGCGACTTCGGAGCACAGGTCATCAAGATCGAAGACCCCGGCTCAGGCGACATGTTGCGTAGGTCCGGTCCGAGGAAAGACGGAGTGCCCCTCTGGTGGAAGTCCGCGGCCCGGAACAAGTCAAGCGTCGCTATCGATCTGCGTCTCCCCGAGGGGCAAGCGCTCGTGCGCAAAATGGTCGAACGCGCAGACGTGGTGATCGAAAACTTCCGCCCGGGAACGCTTGAGCGCTGGGGACTGGGATGGGAGGAACTGCACGCATCGAACCCGCGGCTGATCATGTTGCGGATTTCTGGGTACGGCCAGATCGGCCCGGAGAGCGCAAAGCCGGGATACGGACGGGTCGGCGAGGCCATGAGCGGAGCGGTACACATCACCGGGCATCCTGACCGGCCACCGACGCATTTCGGTTTCTCCCTGGGCGATGTCACGACAGGAATCATGGGTGCGTTCGCTGTTGCCGGAGCACTGTTCAAACGTGAAGCGATCGGGGATCGCTTCGATGGGGAATGTATCGACCTGGCTCTCTACGAGTCACTGTTTCGTGGTATCGACTGGCAGGTCATCCTTTATGACCAGTTGAACTTTGTTGCCGAGCGTCAGGGCAATCAGTTTCAGGTCAGCCCGTCACCGGTGTCAGATACTTATCTCAGTGGCGATGGGGTGTGGTACACCGTGGCGACCGGCACCGTTCGGTCAGTGCAGAGCCTGCTCGAACTGCTGGGCGGCACGACTCTGCGTAACGATCCGAAGTACGCGACTCAGGAACTGCAGATGTTGCACCGCGAGGAGCTCGGCGAGATGGTTCGCCAGTGGTTCGCCGAAAACAACTCCGATATCGTCGAAAAGGCCTGCGCGAGCTCCGGTGTCGTGGCTGCGCGGATCTTCACGCCGGCAGAGATGTTCTCCAGTCCCACGTTCGCGGCTCGCGAGAGCCTGGTCGAGGTCGCTGACCAGGAATTGGGTCCGGTCCGCGTCACCGGGGTGGTGCCGAGGTTGACGAACTTTCCCGGATCCGTGCGCAGCACTGGGCCCGGTCTCGGGATCCACGGCAAAGGGGTGCTGACTGAGTGGCTCGGCTTGGCCGACTCGGAGTACGAGGCGCTGGTGTCGAGTGGTGTCGTCGGGGCGGTCGACGTTGACGGAGAGGTTCCCGGGCATTGA
- a CDS encoding thiolase C-terminal domain-containing protein, translating into MSSLRDKACIVGVGHTAYRRDGTESATDLGLQLEAAHAAIVDAGLSAGEIDGLICPINGGTAEDFIANLGLTNVRYAVTSHTGGAASVAGLATAAMAVWSGVARHVLIPAGWCGYSGPRARGMASSADMAIGKVVRDYYAPQGAVSAVHQYALVADRYVRKYDVPPEAMGAVAVAFRANAQLNSNAVMCGRELTMQEYLDAPPISTPFRLFDCSLETDGAAAVVVSAADRAADSPHRPVFVMSVAEGRPFPVDEFANRADPLEIGLAEAAPRAFADAGVTPSDIDLLEVYDSFTVNVLRQIESAGFCKPGEAADFVLDGCIAADGSLPTNLNGGLLSEAHVQGMNNLVEAVRQLRGGLPQRQVHNAELAVVTGMGGGWGSGALAILRR; encoded by the coding sequence TTGAGTTCGCTGCGCGACAAGGCTTGCATCGTCGGCGTTGGTCATACGGCCTACCGTCGTGATGGCACTGAGTCGGCAACGGACCTTGGCCTGCAACTCGAAGCGGCCCATGCCGCGATCGTGGATGCCGGGTTGTCGGCTGGCGAGATCGATGGGCTCATCTGCCCGATCAACGGTGGCACGGCCGAAGATTTTATCGCGAATCTTGGCCTGACGAATGTTCGTTACGCGGTGACTTCCCATACCGGAGGCGCGGCAAGTGTGGCGGGTCTGGCAACTGCGGCGATGGCGGTTTGGTCGGGCGTCGCGCGGCATGTCCTCATTCCCGCGGGCTGGTGTGGGTACTCAGGTCCGCGTGCCCGCGGGATGGCATCGAGCGCGGACATGGCGATAGGCAAGGTTGTCCGGGATTATTACGCGCCACAGGGCGCGGTGTCGGCCGTGCACCAGTATGCGCTCGTGGCCGACCGCTACGTCCGCAAGTATGACGTGCCGCCTGAAGCGATGGGGGCGGTGGCAGTCGCGTTTCGTGCTAACGCGCAGCTCAACTCGAATGCGGTGATGTGCGGCCGTGAGCTGACGATGCAGGAGTATCTCGACGCTCCACCGATCAGTACGCCGTTTCGTTTGTTCGATTGCAGTCTGGAGACCGACGGCGCAGCGGCGGTGGTGGTATCAGCGGCCGATCGTGCGGCTGACAGCCCGCACCGGCCGGTGTTTGTGATGAGTGTGGCCGAAGGTCGCCCATTTCCCGTCGATGAGTTCGCCAACAGGGCCGACCCATTGGAGATTGGGCTTGCCGAGGCGGCGCCGCGCGCATTTGCCGACGCTGGTGTCACCCCGTCTGACATCGATCTGCTCGAGGTTTACGACAGTTTCACTGTCAACGTGTTGCGGCAGATCGAATCGGCCGGGTTCTGTAAGCCAGGCGAAGCAGCGGATTTCGTTCTCGACGGATGTATCGCCGCGGACGGTTCGTTGCCCACGAATCTCAACGGCGGTTTGTTATCCGAAGCCCACGTGCAAGGCATGAACAATCTGGTCGAGGCGGTGCGGCAGCTGCGCGGTGGTTTACCGCAGCGGCAGGTCCACAATGCGGAGTTGGCGGTAGTGACCGGTATGGGCGGCGGATGGGGTTCAGGTGCTCTCGCGATATTGCGTCGGTGA
- a CDS encoding Zn-ribbon domain-containing OB-fold protein has product MTRTGPDVAAPPLPSLEGLTAQFYEHCRREELSFQRCSGCDRWRHVPRLACARCGSDAWSWQRSSGRGVVFSHTVIHRALHPGFDEAVPFVCAVVEMDEGVRMVARMVGVVADGTAMLADAAVEVVYVHVADDVVLPAFRLPAAEVRGDGRR; this is encoded by the coding sequence GTGACACGAACGGGACCGGATGTCGCAGCACCGCCGTTGCCATCCCTGGAGGGTCTCACGGCCCAGTTCTATGAGCATTGCCGACGTGAAGAGCTGTCGTTTCAGCGTTGTTCAGGGTGCGATCGCTGGCGTCACGTTCCTCGCCTGGCGTGCGCGCGCTGCGGCAGTGACGCTTGGTCTTGGCAGAGGTCGTCGGGCAGGGGAGTGGTATTCAGCCACACGGTTATTCACCGCGCGCTGCATCCCGGGTTCGACGAGGCCGTCCCGTTCGTGTGCGCCGTCGTCGAAATGGATGAGGGTGTGCGGATGGTGGCACGGATGGTGGGCGTAGTTGCCGACGGGACAGCGATGTTGGCGGATGCGGCCGTCGAGGTTGTCTATGTGCACGTCGCCGATGATGTTGTGCTGCCGGCATTTCGGCTGCCCGCTGCGGAAGTGCGGGGCGATGGCCGCCGCTGA
- a CDS encoding FAS1-like dehydratase domain-containing protein yields MAAADELRDRVGEKIHFRGADSVTQNDIRRKLEVFTFSCPLHDDEAAAKAHGYLGVVAPVTMTPLWGLPPYWAPGQPSPYLVDGQEMTGNITDTLALPFSRSVNVSSEWQYHAPLYLGDRLQGTTTIISVEQKRTRVGTGVFLQYESEYVKVSGELVARNRNTVFNYDPDDASRPEPGTSARAQQGDRGRSPRPVDDADTGVDWNTPLEFDDVTVGAQVRGPALALTYQRMVMNIAADRMFSGIHHSAAAAHAAGLADIIFNTRGLEALFETGLRRWMGLRGRLVQLGPFKMSASVHPGDVVQARWTVTGKHAQAGADVVDLEFGVFAGDRQAAQGVAAIHLNGKKQC; encoded by the coding sequence ATGGCCGCCGCTGACGAGTTGCGCGATCGTGTCGGTGAGAAGATCCACTTTCGAGGAGCCGACTCGGTGACGCAGAACGACATCCGCCGCAAACTGGAGGTTTTCACCTTTTCCTGTCCGCTGCATGACGACGAGGCGGCAGCGAAGGCGCACGGGTACCTCGGCGTTGTGGCCCCGGTGACGATGACCCCGCTGTGGGGGCTGCCGCCGTATTGGGCACCCGGACAGCCCAGTCCCTATCTGGTCGACGGGCAGGAGATGACGGGCAACATCACCGACACGCTGGCTCTGCCGTTCAGCCGATCGGTCAACGTCAGCAGCGAGTGGCAGTACCACGCACCGCTGTACTTGGGGGACAGGTTGCAGGGGACTACGACGATCATCTCGGTAGAGCAGAAGCGCACCCGGGTGGGTACCGGAGTCTTCCTGCAATACGAGTCGGAGTACGTGAAGGTTTCGGGAGAACTGGTCGCGCGCAACCGAAATACCGTCTTCAACTACGACCCAGACGACGCCTCCAGGCCTGAGCCCGGCACTTCGGCCCGCGCCCAGCAGGGCGACCGAGGTCGGAGCCCACGCCCCGTCGACGATGCCGATACCGGTGTCGATTGGAACACGCCACTCGAGTTCGACGACGTTACGGTCGGTGCGCAAGTGCGCGGGCCGGCCTTGGCCCTGACTTACCAGCGCATGGTGATGAACATTGCCGCGGATCGCATGTTTTCCGGGATACACCACAGCGCCGCGGCCGCGCATGCCGCGGGGCTTGCCGACATCATCTTCAATACTCGTGGCCTGGAAGCCCTTTTCGAGACCGGGCTTCGTCGATGGATGGGCCTTCGCGGCAGGTTGGTGCAGCTGGGTCCGTTTAAGATGAGTGCCTCGGTTCACCCGGGCGACGTGGTGCAGGCGCGATGGACGGTGACTGGCAAGCATGCGCAGGCTGGCGCAGACGTCGTAGATCTCGAATTCGGTGTCTTCGCCGGGGATCGGCAAGCGGCGCAAGGGGTTGCCGCCATTCATCTCAACGGCAAAAAGCAATGCTGA
- a CDS encoding ferredoxin, producing MSVIKADVEVCQGYANCVVAAADVFDIGDTGTVVILDDTVAESDEARIVTAIRSCPVSALRLETA from the coding sequence ATGAGTGTTATCAAGGCGGACGTGGAGGTCTGCCAGGGCTACGCGAACTGTGTCGTTGCAGCGGCCGACGTCTTTGACATCGGTGATACGGGAACTGTTGTCATTCTTGATGACACGGTAGCCGAGAGCGATGAGGCGCGGATTGTCACTGCGATTCGCAGTTGCCCCGTCTCGGCTCTACGCCTCGAAACGGCCTGA
- a CDS encoding aromatic ring-hydroxylating oxygenase subunit alpha yields MTLKMSTSGGSDTTARSLVDVDRGEISREIFTDASIFNRELEYLFPRSWLFVGHATQVSAPGQFFSSRMGSDPVLLTRDAQGGVNVLLNSCRHRGMAVCRYDEGRALQFTCPYHGWSYSMDGSLVSTPGDLHGVPQQGMAYGNGLDKAAWGLVRAAKVHNFKGLIFACWDPAAPDFDEYVGDFHYWLDNLADAFDGTEGGTEVFRGVQKWRIKSNWKFVSENFLGDTYHGATTHASVEQVGIGPGGRNSRRHGERQDQGGFSKGRVKTSFRTGHGASDNLAYEIPYPEFAEEPALSEYFSQAWALRKERLEAQGRLLGGRGPATMFPNMSFSAGFPRTILVSHPISPTETEVWRWYLIDKNAPDDVRDWLRRYYMRYSGPGGMTEQDDMENWNYATQASQGVIARRYPYNYQQGLDMETPSALDQAVHSHQPIAGEVNARAFYRRWAEFVDNLSWPQLIELAKSDERAARS; encoded by the coding sequence ATGACGTTAAAAATGAGTACTTCAGGCGGTTCGGACACGACCGCTCGTAGTCTCGTCGATGTCGATCGCGGGGAGATCAGTCGCGAAATCTTCACCGATGCTTCGATTTTCAACCGTGAGTTGGAGTATTTGTTTCCGCGGAGCTGGTTGTTTGTGGGTCATGCCACGCAGGTGTCTGCGCCGGGTCAGTTCTTCTCGTCGAGGATGGGCTCGGATCCGGTGTTGTTGACCCGTGACGCTCAGGGTGGTGTGAATGTCTTGCTCAATTCGTGCCGACATCGGGGTATGGCGGTGTGTCGCTACGACGAGGGTCGCGCGCTGCAGTTCACCTGTCCCTATCATGGCTGGTCGTACTCGATGGACGGTTCGCTGGTGTCCACTCCAGGGGATTTGCACGGTGTGCCGCAGCAGGGCATGGCCTACGGCAACGGCCTTGACAAAGCGGCCTGGGGACTTGTCAGGGCTGCCAAGGTGCACAACTTCAAGGGCTTGATCTTCGCGTGCTGGGATCCCGCCGCCCCGGATTTCGACGAGTATGTCGGTGACTTTCACTATTGGCTGGACAACCTGGCTGATGCTTTCGATGGCACGGAAGGTGGTACCGAGGTGTTCCGTGGGGTGCAGAAGTGGCGCATCAAATCAAATTGGAAGTTCGTTTCAGAAAACTTTCTGGGCGATACCTATCACGGGGCGACGACTCACGCCTCAGTTGAACAGGTGGGTATCGGCCCGGGCGGCAGAAACTCCCGGCGTCACGGTGAACGACAGGATCAGGGTGGTTTTTCGAAGGGCCGTGTGAAGACGTCGTTTCGGACGGGCCATGGCGCGTCGGACAATCTGGCGTATGAGATTCCCTATCCTGAGTTCGCCGAAGAACCGGCCTTGAGTGAGTACTTCTCCCAGGCCTGGGCACTCCGTAAAGAGCGGTTAGAGGCGCAGGGCAGACTGCTCGGCGGACGTGGCCCAGCGACGATGTTCCCCAATATGTCGTTCTCCGCCGGTTTTCCGCGGACGATCCTGGTGTCACACCCGATCAGCCCCACCGAAACCGAAGTGTGGCGGTGGTACCTCATCGACAAGAACGCACCCGATGATGTACGTGACTGGCTGCGCCGCTATTACATGCGCTACTCGGGTCCTGGAGGGATGACGGAGCAAGACGATATGGAGAACTGGAATTACGCGACGCAGGCTAGCCAGGGCGTGATAGCCCGGCGGTATCCGTACAACTATCAGCAGGGTCTCGATATGGAAACTCCCAGTGCGCTCGACCAGGCGGTGCATTCTCACCAGCCCATCGCTGGCGAGGTGAATGCTCGCGCCTTTTACCGGCGATGGGCCGAGTTCGTGGACAACCTCTCGTGGCCTCAACTCATCGAACTTGCCAAATCCGACGAGAGAGCCGCACGGTCGTGA
- a CDS encoding 3-phenylpropionate/cinnamic acid dioxygenase subunit beta — protein sequence MSATGGEISTRQDAVEKLLLQADIADFLYREADLLDERRYSEWLGLLTEDYEYSVPLRTNVAYDDLAQLEQTQQGSDICWFDEGKETVTSRVEQLMTGLHWAEEPVSRVSHLVTNVRIEAVEDAEVEVSCRFLVYRNRVTDETDFLVGRRRDRLRRSVAGDWQLCRRRLLLDQAVLLAKNLSIIL from the coding sequence GTGAGTGCAACGGGCGGTGAAATTTCCACGAGGCAGGACGCGGTAGAAAAGTTGCTGCTTCAGGCCGATATTGCCGACTTTCTTTATCGGGAAGCCGACCTGCTCGACGAACGACGTTACTCCGAATGGCTCGGTCTGCTCACCGAGGACTACGAGTATTCCGTTCCACTGCGGACGAACGTGGCGTACGACGACCTCGCGCAGCTGGAACAGACTCAGCAAGGTAGCGACATCTGCTGGTTCGACGAGGGGAAGGAGACGGTCACTTCGCGGGTGGAGCAGTTGATGACGGGACTGCACTGGGCGGAAGAACCCGTCTCGCGAGTGTCACACCTAGTCACCAACGTGCGTATCGAGGCGGTAGAAGACGCGGAAGTCGAGGTGAGCTGCCGCTTCCTGGTGTACCGGAATCGGGTCACCGATGAAACGGATTTTCTGGTCGGCCGCCGCAGGGACCGGTTGCGGCGCAGTGTGGCTGGCGATTGGCAACTGTGTCGTCGCCGGCTACTCCTGGACCAGGCGGTGCTGCTTGCCAAGAACCTCTCGATCATCCTGTGA
- a CDS encoding cupin domain-containing protein produces the protein MSTFLEPQRCADDVTALKVMTEEMRPLLIGDGYQMFEVRAPESSGPPPHQHPWDESYVVLEGVLWVSRGGEEATLQVGEAIRVPAGVVHAYRVLSDGARWITTSSCPGGALDFFSDVDAASNGPGDVRALIEAAKRNRVEFADPALQ, from the coding sequence ATGTCTACGTTCCTCGAACCACAGCGATGTGCCGACGATGTGACCGCCCTGAAAGTGATGACAGAGGAAATGCGCCCGCTTCTGATCGGCGACGGCTACCAGATGTTCGAGGTGCGCGCACCTGAATCATCTGGACCGCCTCCGCACCAGCATCCCTGGGATGAAAGCTATGTCGTGCTGGAGGGCGTGCTGTGGGTGAGCCGCGGCGGCGAAGAAGCGACCCTGCAGGTGGGTGAGGCGATTCGAGTGCCGGCTGGCGTCGTGCACGCCTATCGCGTTCTCTCTGACGGCGCCCGGTGGATCACGACTTCGTCTTGTCCGGGCGGCGCGCTGGATTTCTTCTCCGATGTGGATGCCGCGTCCAACGGCCCCGGCGACGTGAGAGCCCTCATCGAGGCCGCGAAGCGAAACAGGGTCGAATTCGCCGATCCGGCATTGCAATAG